aaaaattttaaagaaaagtcagAAACTCTTAACTATTTGAccgtatttgataaaaaaataatttgttcaagattcattcTTCAGATTATCATTCAAAGAATCAttaaattcgccatttttgtacaatttcaatatttgattttgttgacgttttttatttactttcgaaatataataaattcataagtcttttattatgaaaatctattcaataaaatttagaagaagtcctggaaattttaaatgaattcgggataaattcaaagaaaatttaccgaaagtttaattaaataaaattagaatgaatGTATATAGAAATTAAAGGGAAAGAAGTAGTATAATTTACAATTCTAAAAGTGATTAGGtgcaattttcaatacaagaaagACTTTTtgcagtcaataaaaaaaaaacatgttatccaaaatgttgaatttttatgccgaaatcaaattttctacaaaacagatgaactttcaacgaagctgttcaatttttaacgaattaataaaaattttaactacaagATGAATTCATAACGAAAACAaccatgaaataaaaaataaaaaattaaattatacgtTTGGAAGTTTAAAGGACTTCAGGATGAATTAAACCataactgcaaaaaaattaaaaaaatttgagtggaattgagtgaatttataagcattaaaaagaataaaaaagaattaaatatgaatacaaaatgaattcagataatttacaaaaaatatttaatatctcttcaaatttttgaaaccctatAAAGTCCCCCTCATTTCTTgtgaatcaattattttaaataaatcaaaattccaaaaaaattaaggtgcattttttaaaaaatctaaaatattccattaattttagtcaaattggtataaattaagaacatttaagaagaattataaaaaaattaactatttaaatccATTTAATCGAGTAAAAtgtagtgaatttaaaagaattcagggtaattcagcaaaagttatgaaaatcaaaaaaaaatcgtaagatttcaaatagattttaaagaattcaggataatttaaattttttctgaaatacttaatgattcaaggtgaattaaaatgaattcaattaattgcgaaaaattcagttaaattagaagaatttaagtgaattaaaaaaaaatgcagtctgaataaaaaaagattcaagagcatttaaaagaattcagggtaaattaataagaaGTCGAGGGGAATTCCAAAtgcattcaaattaattgaaaaatcccaAATATTCCATTGATTATATCAAAATtggagtaaatttaaaaaagtttcaagaaaagtcaatgaaataaaatggaaattgagatagatttataaagatttaaattaaaagaacagcattttttaaatccaagaaaatcgattaaattcaaataaattagattaaatagaatcaatgaaaatatataagaatttaaatCTATAAGTATTCAGGgtgaatttaaaagtcttcagggtgaattaaaaaaatagaaaatctaaaaaaaatccattgaactaagtggattttaaagaaatttcaaagagacCAGGTAAATTCatgggaattcaaaagaattcgtagaaattaattaaattatttaaaatcccatgaaatccaaTTGGATGATATTGTTGatacaaaaatattagatttgaaaGAATCATTACTgtatttgaacaataatagggTAGATTTGCGTTTCCTTATTGTATCGCTTTTTTAAACACGCAtgccaaaacaattaattatgaGGCTTAAAAGAcgcaattttataacaatttataactTATTCTAATATATAGATTCAAATGTGTAATTTAACATTTGTAacgttccaaataaaaattaataaattaaaatcgaaTCACTAACaaatagaaattctgaaaatctaactattttaattttgtaaaatctgaATGAATTCAATTATTGTTGAGGCTCCTATTAGTTCGCAACAAATCTGATTTTCACGTACTACGTCAAAGTATATACGATTGCCGCTATACAGGGGCAGAGGGACCCGTCAACCGTGTAACCGGGACCATCGTAAACATAACCTCGTCGTCCGAGCAGTCGACCAAAAAATGACAGTCGCGTTTTCATTACTAAAATTGCAGTGACTTTAATTGCAACTTACCATATAAACTACTTTAAATATACATTATGCTACTGAAACTTTGTAAGCAATCCTCACACAGCGTCGTGAAAAATATCAACCGCTGCACATCGCAACCTAACCTGAACGACCTATTATCAGATATTCCCCATCAACAAAACAAcgttattctttcatttttaagaacCTTTAGGACTTCTAAACATGCCTCGGCGTTACCGCCAAATAGTGTAATGAATGTTTTCGATAGAAAAGCAAAATTACTTCAAAGAGAACGTGCAGCCAAGATGCCGAAACCAGAAACATACGACTATCTCAAAGACGAAATTGGTTATAGGCTGGCTGACAAAATATTTGATgtgaaaagaaagtttaaaaaagccCTCGACTTAGGTTGCGGAAGAGGACATGTTGCTAAACATATTGTCAGCGATTCTGTAGAGGAATTAATATTGTCTGACATGAGTCCGAGTTTTTTAGAACAAGCCAAGACAACAGATGAAGCAATTAAAGTGCACAAGCAAGTTATGGATGAGGAAACATTTTCAATGGACCCTAATAGTTTGGACTTAGTTTACAGTTGTCTGAGTCTGCACTGGGTTAACGATCTTCCTGGATGCTTTAGCcgtataattaattgtttgaaaccaGACGGAGTTTTTCTAGGAGCGATCTTTGGAGGCGATACACTTTACGAACTAAGGTATGTATTATTAATTAGTATAAATTTACTAATACAGTACCCCCTCCCCCACCCCACCAATACAATTTCATTTAAGGCCCATTATCTAAAAAACAGGATCCTTGACATTTGCCTGATCAATTCATCATTTTCCCTGAACGTTATACATCTTTTTAGgctaaatttgcaaccaaataaatgGAGGTTcaacttaaaaatcaattttcaactaataagattaattttctaccaaaaaaaagatattttttaacaaaatagttaaatttttaaccgaaggaATGATtgttcaaacaagaatattaattttctgtcgataagacgaattttaaaccagaaatattaatttttcaccaagaaggtttatattaaaatagtttacttttgaattaaaaaagatatatttttaaccaaaaacacgcAGTAGTtaagtttcagttaaaataaattattttcagataaaaaaaataatttttaacaaaatagtgcaatttttaactaaacaaatgaattttcaaccaaaaaatttaagtttctaccaaaaaagacaaattttcaagaaatttcaataatgaattttcaataaaaaaagataaattttcaatccaaaatgcaatagttatattttcagttaaaaaattaatatttaatcttaaaaacgaattttcaacataatagttgaatttttaaccaaagaaatgaatgtttgactaaaatgaaaattctttaaccaaaaaattaattttcaaagaagaagattaacttcctaccaaaaagtcaaatttttaagaaaaaagatatattttcaactaaagatcaatttttaaccaaaaacaaattttccaaatatttgaattttcaacccatgatatgaattttcaacgatttcaattttctaaattttactttatCTAAAATTGTTTAGTCTGGAAcgttttgaattcaaaatcatgcaatatatatattttttttaatttacgtatttaattggaaattattaattattgactaatgtttcaaatgatttaaaaactcttaatatttaaaaagtttt
The sequence above is drawn from the Belonocnema kinseyi isolate 2016_QV_RU_SX_M_011 chromosome 7, B_treatae_v1, whole genome shotgun sequence genome and encodes:
- the LOC117176262 gene encoding arginine-hydroxylase NDUFAF5, mitochondrial, translated to MLLKLCKQSSHSVVKNINRCTSQPNLNDLLSDIPHQQNNVILSFLRTFRTSKHASALPPNSVMNVFDRKAKLLQRERAAKMPKPETYDYLKDEIGYRLADKIFDVKRKFKKALDLGCGRGHVAKHIVSDSVEELILSDMSPSFLEQAKTTDEAIKVHKQVMDEETFSMDPNSLDLVYSCLSLHWVNDLPGCFSRIINCLKPDGVFLGAIFGGDTLYELRGSLQLAEMEREGGVAPHVSPFAAIRDVGSLLNRAGFTLLTIDTDEIVVGYPTMFELMWDLKGMAENNAARNRKGHLQRDTMLAAAAIYNQLYGKTKEDGSKYVPATFQIIYMIGWKPDPSQPKPLPRGSGEVSLKDIDKLSQILKETKEIKLGGDDK